Proteins found in one Nocardia brasiliensis ATCC 700358 genomic segment:
- a CDS encoding ABC transporter permease produces MRSEIRKHVTLVLALLALLGVGALTKGEDFLSTSNMITILTLASVIGVVTVGMTFVIIGGGIDLSVGAIIALASVWCTTTATQSYGVAGMVFSALVVGACCGLLNGALIAYGRLVPFIVTLAMMVAARGLAEQLSGRQSQLVTTDLLALAQNRVLGIPLLVYLFVVVVVVGWILLERTTFGRRSFAVGGNPEAARLAGIDVRRHTLLLYTISGVCCGIAAIMLTAQTTTGASTNGQLYELDAIAAVVIGGTLLSGGFGTVTGSILGVLVFTVIEDLFILNNLEQPIQAIGKGAIIVAVLLFQRFGRARAVPTLT; encoded by the coding sequence GTGCGCAGCGAGATTCGCAAACACGTGACCTTGGTACTCGCGCTGCTGGCGCTGCTCGGGGTCGGCGCGCTGACCAAGGGCGAGGATTTCCTCAGCACCAGCAACATGATCACCATCCTGACCCTGGCCTCGGTGATCGGCGTCGTGACCGTCGGGATGACCTTCGTGATCATCGGTGGCGGCATCGACCTGTCCGTGGGCGCGATCATCGCGCTGGCGTCGGTGTGGTGCACCACCACCGCGACCCAGTCCTACGGTGTCGCCGGGATGGTGTTCAGCGCACTGGTGGTCGGGGCCTGCTGCGGTCTGCTGAACGGCGCGTTGATCGCCTACGGCAGGCTGGTGCCGTTCATCGTCACGCTGGCGATGATGGTGGCCGCGCGTGGCTTGGCCGAACAGCTCTCGGGGCGGCAATCCCAGCTGGTCACCACCGACCTGCTCGCCCTGGCGCAGAACCGGGTGCTCGGCATTCCGCTGCTGGTCTACCTATTCGTGGTAGTGGTGGTCGTGGGGTGGATCCTGTTGGAGCGCACCACCTTCGGGCGTCGGAGCTTCGCGGTCGGCGGTAATCCGGAGGCGGCCAGGCTGGCGGGCATCGACGTCCGCAGGCACACCCTGCTGCTCTACACCATCTCCGGGGTCTGCTGCGGTATCGCCGCGATCATGCTCACCGCCCAGACCACGACGGGCGCCAGCACGAACGGCCAGCTCTACGAGCTCGACGCGATCGCCGCGGTGGTCATCGGCGGGACCTTGCTGAGCGGCGGATTCGGCACCGTCACAGGTTCGATCCTGGGGGTGCTCGTGTTCACCGTCATCGAGGACCTGTTCATCCTCAACAACCTGGAGCAACCGATCCAAGCGATCGGCAAGGGCGCGATCATCGTCGCCGTCCTGCTGTTCCAGCGCTTCGGCCGTGCGCGGGCCGTCCCCACTCTCACCTGA
- a CDS encoding sugar ABC transporter ATP-binding protein, protein MDTVLTMRGIVKEFPGVRALDHVDLEVRAGEVHCLLGQNGAGKSTLIKVLSGAHQPDGGELHWLGKPLRLSGPAAATRLGIATIYQELDLCDGLSIAENIFLGHEHVRAGFTRRAPASRATTELLGRLGHAELGPNTAVGTLPAAAKQVVSIARALSYDARLIVMDEPSAALGNDEVANLFRIIEQLRAEGVAVVYISHRLEEIRTIGDRITVLKDGRTVAAGLPARTTSTEQVVSLMTGRGNLELQAPRPAPAAAAPEVLRVTGLGLTGRFHDVSFAVHAGEIVGLAGLVGAGRSEILETIYGARRPSSGQILVDGHRLRPGSTTAAVAAGLGLAPEERKSQALFLLESVGRNISAASLPRYSRFGWFDRRRERADAGAALGRVGIRPPDPAHPVRELSGGNQQKAILARWLLDDCRVLLLDEPTRGVDVGARADVYAQVHRLADQGVAVLLVSSDLPELLGLSDRVLVLRDGAMIHAAPAAELTEHDIIAMIMEGSAL, encoded by the coding sequence ATGGACACCGTGCTCACCATGCGGGGCATCGTCAAAGAATTTCCCGGTGTGCGGGCGCTCGATCACGTCGATCTGGAGGTGCGCGCGGGCGAAGTGCACTGCCTGCTCGGCCAGAACGGGGCCGGCAAGTCGACGCTGATCAAGGTGCTGTCCGGTGCGCACCAGCCCGACGGCGGCGAATTGCATTGGCTCGGTAAGCCTTTGCGACTATCCGGTCCCGCGGCCGCGACTCGCCTCGGTATCGCGACGATCTACCAGGAGTTGGATCTCTGCGACGGGCTGAGCATCGCGGAGAACATCTTCCTCGGCCATGAACACGTGCGCGCCGGTTTCACCCGCCGCGCTCCCGCGTCCCGGGCCACCACCGAATTGCTCGGTCGCCTGGGGCATGCCGAACTGGGCCCGAATACCGCGGTCGGTACCTTGCCCGCCGCGGCCAAACAGGTGGTGAGCATCGCACGGGCGCTCTCGTACGACGCACGCCTGATCGTGATGGACGAGCCTTCGGCGGCGCTCGGTAACGACGAGGTGGCCAACCTGTTCCGCATCATCGAGCAGCTCCGCGCCGAAGGTGTTGCGGTGGTGTATATCTCGCATCGCCTGGAGGAGATCCGGACGATCGGCGACCGGATCACGGTACTCAAGGACGGCCGCACCGTCGCCGCTGGACTACCCGCGCGTACCACGAGCACCGAGCAGGTGGTCTCGCTGATGACCGGGCGCGGCAATCTGGAGTTGCAGGCCCCGCGGCCCGCGCCTGCCGCCGCGGCGCCGGAAGTGCTGCGGGTGACCGGACTCGGGCTGACCGGCCGTTTCCACGACGTATCGTTCGCGGTGCACGCGGGCGAAATCGTCGGTCTCGCAGGCCTGGTCGGCGCGGGACGCTCGGAAATCCTGGAGACGATCTACGGAGCGCGCCGACCGTCGTCCGGACAGATCCTGGTCGACGGCCACCGCCTCCGGCCGGGCAGCACCACCGCGGCGGTGGCGGCCGGCCTCGGGCTGGCGCCCGAGGAGCGCAAATCGCAGGCGCTGTTCCTGCTGGAATCGGTGGGCCGCAACATTTCCGCGGCCTCGCTGCCGCGCTACTCCCGCTTCGGCTGGTTCGACCGGCGCCGGGAACGCGCCGACGCCGGTGCCGCGCTGGGCCGCGTCGGCATCCGACCGCCCGATCCGGCGCATCCGGTCCGGGAACTGTCCGGCGGCAATCAGCAGAAGGCGATCCTGGCTCGCTGGCTGCTCGACGACTGCCGGGTACTGCTGCTGGACGAACCGACCCGCGGCGTCGACGTGGGTGCGCGCGCTGACGTGTACGCGCAGGTCCACCGGCTGGCCGACCAAGGCGTCGCGGTGCTGCTCGTTTCCAGCGATCTGCCGGAACTGCTCGGTCTTTCCGACCGGGTACTGGTGCTGCGCGACGGCGCGATGATCCACGCGGCGCCCGCGGCCGAGCTGACCGAACACGACATCATCGCCATGATCATGGAAGGGAGTGCCTTGTGA
- a CDS encoding ROK family transcriptional regulator, whose protein sequence is MRIAARPENAHQARLLRLLRDHGPRSRSDLGQPMELSRSKLAVELARLAELGLVEAGGLADSSGGRRSAIARLASGLRFAAVDIGATSIDVAVTDGELRVRGHLSEPCDIRQGPAAVLERAVDLLGKLRDEHAAAGRLHGAGIGVPGPVSFRDGMPVTPPIMPGWHRFPVREVVAQELGCPVLVDNDVNILALGEMHAGSAPSVDDFLLVKVGTGIGCGIVVDGGIYRGVSGSAGDIGHIRISDDGPTCACGNNGCLEAYAGGAALAREALAAARAGRSPFLAQRLASAGTLTAIDLADAAAAGDPVAVTMIREAGAHLGTVLAGLVSFFNPGLVVIAGGIAGFGHPLLAEIRSVVYRRSLPLATGNLPIVLSELAGLGGVIGAARLISDHVFSVA, encoded by the coding sequence ATGCGGATCGCGGCGAGACCCGAAAATGCCCACCAGGCGCGGCTATTGCGGCTGCTGCGGGATCACGGACCGCGGTCGCGGTCGGATCTCGGGCAGCCGATGGAGTTGTCCAGGTCGAAACTCGCGGTCGAGCTGGCGCGGCTGGCCGAACTCGGGCTGGTGGAGGCGGGGGGTCTCGCGGACTCCAGCGGTGGCCGCCGCTCGGCGATCGCGCGCCTGGCGTCCGGCCTGCGGTTCGCGGCGGTGGATATCGGCGCCACCTCGATCGATGTCGCGGTGACCGACGGCGAATTGCGGGTGCGGGGCCATCTTTCCGAGCCCTGCGACATCCGGCAGGGACCGGCGGCAGTGCTGGAACGAGCGGTGGATCTGCTCGGCAAACTACGCGACGAGCATGCGGCGGCCGGTCGACTGCACGGCGCGGGGATCGGGGTGCCGGGCCCGGTGAGTTTCCGGGACGGTATGCCGGTGACGCCACCGATCATGCCGGGCTGGCACCGTTTTCCGGTGCGTGAGGTGGTCGCGCAGGAGCTGGGCTGCCCGGTGCTCGTGGACAACGACGTCAACATTCTCGCCCTCGGCGAAATGCACGCGGGCTCAGCACCTTCGGTGGACGACTTTCTTTTGGTCAAGGTGGGCACCGGTATCGGCTGCGGGATCGTGGTCGACGGCGGGATCTATCGCGGCGTGTCCGGCAGCGCGGGCGATATCGGGCACATCCGGATCAGTGACGACGGACCGACCTGCGCCTGCGGCAACAATGGCTGTCTCGAGGCTTACGCGGGCGGGGCGGCGCTGGCCAGGGAGGCACTGGCTGCCGCGCGGGCGGGTCGGTCACCGTTCCTCGCGCAACGTCTGGCGAGTGCGGGCACGCTCACCGCGATCGATCTGGCCGACGCCGCCGCCGCGGGAGACCCGGTGGCGGTGACCATGATTCGAGAAGCAGGCGCGCACCTGGGCACCGTGCTGGCGGGCTTGGTCAGCTTCTTCAATCCCGGGCTGGTGGTGATCGCCGGGGGGATAGCGGGTTTCGGGCATCCGCTGCTCGCGGAAATCCGCAGTGTGGTCTACCGCCGCTCGTTGCCGCTGGCGACCGGCAATCTGCCGATCGTGCTGTCCGAACTCGCCGGGCTCGGCGGCGTGATCGGCGCGGCCCGGCTCATCAGCGATCACGTCTTCAGCGTCGCCTGA
- a CDS encoding dihydrofolate reductase family protein, whose product MSELLVDFITSLDGYASGEGWPGFWGLEGPEYLAWLGEQPEVTYLMGANTYRLMSGFAAGEVPDGQDEFRPEEEASVDELTKASKVVFSSSLEEPLKWANSTLVRDDAVEAVRAMKSSGSGIISTIGSLSLCRSLLRAGLVDRFRVVMFPVITGATGAERIYDGYPDVALEMTEHRTFDGRIQLVEYRPRVLEHPPLGAPA is encoded by the coding sequence ATGTCGGAGCTTCTTGTCGACTTCATCACTTCCCTCGACGGGTACGCGTCGGGGGAGGGGTGGCCCGGGTTTTGGGGGCTCGAGGGGCCGGAGTATCTCGCGTGGCTCGGTGAGCAGCCGGAGGTCACCTATTTGATGGGGGCGAACACCTATCGGCTGATGTCGGGCTTTGCCGCCGGTGAGGTGCCGGACGGTCAAGACGAGTTCAGGCCGGAGGAGGAGGCGTCGGTCGACGAGCTCACGAAAGCGTCCAAGGTGGTGTTCTCCTCTTCCCTGGAAGAGCCGTTGAAGTGGGCCAATTCCACGCTGGTCCGCGATGACGCCGTCGAGGCGGTCCGTGCGATGAAGTCGAGTGGCTCGGGAATCATCAGCACGATCGGCAGTTTGAGCCTGTGCCGGTCCCTGCTGCGCGCCGGACTCGTCGACCGGTTCCGGGTTGTGATGTTCCCGGTGATCACCGGGGCCACGGGTGCGGAACGCATCTACGACGGCTATCCGGATGTCGCCCTGGAGATGACCGAGCACCGCACCTTCGACGGCCGCATCCAGCTGGTCGAGTACCGGCCGCGGGTGCTCGAGCATCCGCCGCTCGGCGCCCCTGCGTGA
- a CDS encoding WXG100 family type VII secretion target: MAAKVEVTPEQLRGAAGQMGDLRDRLNGILAHLERSLAAKGAAWGGDGYGSTFADGPQGYLAAQRNLFAGIGNTAATIESYAAGQYRAAELLARMDRG; the protein is encoded by the coding sequence GTGGCGGCCAAAGTCGAGGTCACTCCGGAGCAGCTGCGGGGTGCGGCGGGCCAGATGGGCGACCTGCGTGACCGGTTGAACGGCATCCTCGCCCACTTGGAGCGCTCACTGGCTGCGAAGGGGGCGGCTTGGGGCGGCGACGGGTACGGGAGCACATTCGCCGACGGACCGCAGGGATACCTTGCGGCGCAACGCAATCTCTTCGCGGGTATCGGCAACACCGCCGCGACCATCGAGTCCTACGCCGCCGGGCAGTACCGGGCCGCGGAACTGCTGGCCCGCATGGATCGGGGCTAG
- a CDS encoding DUF6585 family protein, which translates to MGQAVSGAVSGRAYNDAEVRAAIGLVAAQADLGPHRATYVAAEWDRRRSTIAGVGLLSAVLVVLLGIASGTAIVVIVGCTGTLLLGGLLLCDLLLRGYLHSRNGRVRMDLYERGLVALVRGAPRVVRYDSTVLRRSIAEHASNPAPHQISHRYTVTDTLGDPIVLRHTIAEPDEWGPAIDAFVTAAQLPEATRTLGSGAQLDFEHFWLTRTEIGAGGRAVPWSEVAEIAVRKGWVSVHLAGQARVLASIPVSLVPNFTIFWQLAERMRTEANGVNSASR; encoded by the coding sequence ATGGGGCAAGCAGTGAGCGGTGCAGTGTCGGGTCGTGCCTACAACGACGCCGAGGTTCGCGCTGCGATCGGCCTGGTGGCGGCACAGGCGGACCTCGGTCCGCACCGGGCGACTTACGTTGCGGCGGAGTGGGATAGGCGGCGATCGACAATCGCGGGAGTGGGCCTGCTGTCCGCCGTGCTGGTGGTCCTGCTCGGGATCGCGAGCGGGACCGCGATCGTGGTCATCGTCGGGTGCACGGGCACGCTGCTGCTCGGCGGTCTGCTGCTGTGCGATCTGCTGTTGCGCGGTTACCTGCACAGTAGGAACGGCCGGGTGCGGATGGACCTGTACGAACGCGGGTTGGTGGCGCTCGTGCGGGGCGCACCACGGGTCGTCCGATACGACAGCACGGTGCTGCGACGCAGTATCGCCGAACACGCGAGCAACCCTGCACCGCATCAGATTTCGCATCGCTACACCGTCACGGACACGCTCGGCGATCCGATCGTGCTGCGGCACACGATCGCCGAGCCGGACGAATGGGGCCCGGCCATCGATGCGTTCGTCACCGCAGCGCAATTGCCTGAGGCGACAAGAACGCTCGGCTCCGGCGCGCAGCTCGACTTCGAGCACTTCTGGCTGACGCGGACCGAGATCGGCGCGGGCGGGCGGGCGGTCCCGTGGTCCGAGGTCGCGGAGATCGCGGTGCGGAAGGGGTGGGTGAGCGTGCACCTCGCCGGGCAAGCACGGGTTTTGGCATCGATTCCGGTGAGCCTCGTGCCGAACTTCACCATCTTCTGGCAGCTCGCCGAGCGCATGCGGACCGAAGCGAACGGTGTAAACAGCGCGTCAAGGTGA
- a CDS encoding cold-shock protein: protein MTQGTVKWFNAEKGFGFIAQDGGGADVFVHYSAVSGSGFKSLEEGQRVEFEVGQGQKGPQAQDVRAI from the coding sequence ATGACGCAAGGCACTGTGAAATGGTTCAACGCTGAAAAAGGCTTCGGCTTCATCGCGCAAGACGGTGGCGGCGCTGACGTGTTCGTGCACTACTCCGCTGTTTCCGGCTCGGGCTTCAAGTCCCTGGAAGAAGGACAGCGCGTGGAGTTCGAGGTCGGTCAGGGACAGAAGGGCCCCCAGGCCCAGGACGTTCGCGCTATCTGA
- a CDS encoding TVP38/TMEM64 family protein — protein sequence MTDNDDPARISRWRHGVRLALCAIFLLGLFYLVAIARVVDVAGVRDAIGATGPAAPLVYAVAAALLGAIFVPGPILAAGSGFLFGPVLGTFVTLGAVVGTATVSSFLGRRAGRESARGLLGTDRADRIDAAIERGGLWAVVGQRFVPGISDALASYVFGAFGVPLWQMAVGAFIGSAPRAFVYTALGASIGDLSAPLAYTAIAVWCVVAVLGAFAAHRGFRAWRYHGRVRKAAPAQDDTHDPR from the coding sequence ATGACCGACAACGACGATCCCGCGCGGATCAGCAGGTGGCGCCACGGTGTCCGGCTGGCGCTGTGTGCGATTTTCCTGCTCGGATTGTTCTATCTCGTCGCCATCGCACGGGTCGTCGACGTCGCGGGCGTGCGCGACGCGATCGGGGCGACCGGGCCGGCCGCGCCACTGGTCTACGCCGTAGCGGCGGCGCTGCTCGGCGCCATCTTCGTGCCCGGCCCGATTCTGGCCGCCGGAAGCGGTTTCCTGTTCGGCCCCGTGCTCGGCACCTTCGTGACCCTGGGCGCGGTGGTGGGCACCGCCACGGTTTCCAGTTTTCTCGGGCGGCGGGCAGGGCGGGAAAGTGCGCGCGGTCTGCTCGGCACGGACCGAGCCGACCGCATCGACGCCGCGATCGAACGCGGCGGGCTGTGGGCCGTGGTCGGGCAGCGTTTCGTCCCCGGCATTTCGGACGCGCTCGCCTCCTACGTGTTCGGCGCGTTCGGAGTTCCGCTGTGGCAGATGGCAGTCGGCGCGTTCATCGGTTCGGCGCCGCGCGCCTTCGTCTACACCGCACTCGGCGCGTCCATCGGCGATCTGTCGGCGCCCTTGGCCTACACCGCGATTGCGGTGTGGTGCGTAGTCGCCGTCCTCGGTGCTTTCGCCGCACACCGTGGCTTTCGCGCCTGGCGGTACCACGGTCGAGTCCGAAAAGCCGCACCCGCACAGGATGATACGCACGACCCGCGGTAG
- a CDS encoding D-alanyl-D-alanine carboxypeptidase family protein, whose translation MRIIARLLQAVVAGVLLVAVGQGVAATPAQSQLPWATPAPDGVQAAGAALADGLTGTVLWSRELHTQLPIASIAKVMTALVVAETGDLNRAVTVPAESIAYCVRHDGSTAGLSPGEVLTARQLLYALMLPSGCDAAYTLAEAFGPGQGGFLARMNGLAGQMGLRGTHFADPSGLPTPTDHSTYSTPADLIALGLRATRQPVLREIAGTPDYHLPAGPGNREHFWHTTNLLLGDYPGASGIKTGFTDAAGTCLLFHTVRAGIPLIGVVLHSSPYGAVAAKEDAERILDWVYHPIFTVLPIG comes from the coding sequence ATGCGAATAATTGCCCGATTGTTGCAAGCGGTGGTCGCCGGCGTGCTGCTCGTGGCAGTCGGGCAGGGCGTCGCGGCCACTCCCGCGCAAAGCCAGTTGCCCTGGGCGACTCCCGCGCCGGATGGCGTGCAGGCAGCGGGTGCCGCGCTGGCCGACGGGCTCACCGGCACGGTGCTGTGGTCGCGCGAACTGCACACCCAGCTGCCGATAGCCAGTATCGCGAAGGTGATGACGGCGCTGGTCGTGGCCGAGACCGGTGATCTGAACCGGGCGGTCACCGTGCCGGCGGAGAGCATCGCCTACTGCGTCCGGCACGACGGCAGCACTGCGGGCTTGAGCCCCGGCGAGGTGCTCACCGCGCGCCAGCTGCTCTACGCGCTGATGCTGCCGTCGGGCTGCGACGCCGCCTACACCCTTGCCGAAGCGTTCGGACCCGGCCAAGGTGGCTTCCTTGCCCGAATGAATGGCCTTGCGGGTCAAATGGGATTGAGGGGAACGCATTTCGCCGACCCGAGTGGCTTGCCGACGCCGACGGACCACTCCACCTATTCGACCCCGGCGGACCTGATCGCCCTGGGTTTGCGCGCGACCCGCCAACCGGTGCTGCGCGAGATCGCCGGCACGCCCGATTATCACCTGCCCGCGGGCCCCGGCAATCGTGAGCATTTCTGGCACACGACGAACCTGCTGTTGGGCGACTATCCCGGGGCCTCCGGCATCAAAACCGGCTTCACCGACGCCGCCGGGACCTGTCTGCTGTTCCACACGGTCCGGGCGGGGATACCGTTGATCGGCGTGGTCCTGCACAGTTCTCCGTACGGTGCCGTCGCCGCCAAGGAGGACGCCGAGCGCATCCTGGACTGGGTCTATCACCCCATCTTCACCGTGCTTCCGATCGGCTAG
- a CDS encoding alpha/beta hydrolase: MEYVNEHVGACCPAPVSQRTHTASLRLKFVHLLLRATLRVIEDLALWANRQGWLTPVEIACRASRLDLLAARLPSPKGVGVRRVDLETCRAEWIWDESAGSDPLGRGAAILYFHGGGLVTGGLNTHRGMVARIACAAGVPVFNVAYRQLPQAHITETIEDCVDAYRYLLSLGLPGDRIVLAGDSVGAGLAFSVGLAVRDRRLAMPQAIVALSPWADFDSARRRDHANERREPHTPDAMYALLVDWGVRHEGRLDPAWSPVNHDFSGMPPALIHVGTTEVLLPDAEELVKKYSAANVAVQLELWESGIHVLPLAAPLVPESREAIGKIGRFIREALDETRTERSLPLSG, from the coding sequence ATGGAATACGTGAACGAGCACGTGGGCGCGTGTTGCCCGGCTCCGGTGTCGCAGCGGACGCATACGGCGAGTCTGCGGCTGAAATTCGTGCATCTGCTGTTACGGGCGACTCTGCGGGTCATCGAAGATCTCGCACTGTGGGCAAACCGGCAGGGTTGGCTGACTCCGGTCGAAATTGCTTGTAGGGCAAGTCGTCTGGACCTTCTGGCGGCGAGGCTGCCGAGTCCGAAGGGTGTCGGGGTGCGCCGTGTCGACCTCGAGACCTGTCGGGCCGAGTGGATTTGGGACGAATCCGCCGGCTCGGATCCGCTCGGCCGGGGTGCCGCCATCCTGTACTTCCATGGCGGCGGGCTGGTCACCGGTGGCTTGAACACTCATCGCGGGATGGTTGCCCGGATCGCCTGCGCCGCCGGAGTCCCCGTCTTCAACGTCGCGTATCGGCAACTGCCGCAGGCGCATATCACCGAAACGATCGAGGACTGCGTCGACGCCTATCGCTATCTGTTGAGTCTGGGGCTGCCGGGTGACCGGATCGTGTTGGCCGGCGACTCGGTCGGGGCGGGACTGGCATTTTCGGTCGGACTAGCTGTTCGTGACAGGCGGCTCGCCATGCCACAGGCCATCGTCGCCCTCTCACCGTGGGCCGACTTCGATTCGGCCCGCCGCCGCGACCATGCCAACGAGCGTCGCGAGCCGCACACCCCCGACGCCATGTACGCCCTCCTGGTGGATTGGGGAGTGCGCCACGAGGGACGGCTCGATCCCGCCTGGTCGCCGGTCAATCACGACTTCTCCGGTATGCCACCGGCGCTCATCCACGTGGGCACCACCGAGGTACTACTGCCCGACGCGGAGGAACTCGTCAAGAAATACTCGGCGGCGAACGTCGCTGTGCAACTGGAACTCTGGGAGAGCGGGATCCATGTCCTGCCGCTCGCCGCACCCCTCGTTCCCGAGTCGCGCGAAGCCATCGGCAAGATCGGTCGTTTTATTCGCGAGGCCCTCGACGAAACCCGCACCGAACGGTCGTTGCCGTTATCCGGGTGA
- a CDS encoding MarR family winged helix-turn-helix transcriptional regulator, with product MTVVPSSYRNRCRRLAADLGCDPSTVTFLADRLQEKGLITREIDPANRRAKIVRLTGRGREVRHLIGTVMLTRSPVAHLSATEQRRLSRLLTKAAQAKSAGASAITDTD from the coding sequence ATGACGGTGGTGCCGTCGTCGTACCGGAATCGATGCCGCCGGCTCGCAGCCGACCTCGGCTGTGACCCGTCCACGGTGACCTTCCTGGCCGACCGCCTCCAGGAGAAGGGACTGATCACCCGCGAGATCGATCCGGCGAACCGGCGCGCCAAGATCGTGCGCCTGACCGGACGCGGCCGCGAAGTCCGTCACCTGATCGGCACCGTGATGCTCACCCGGTCCCCCGTCGCGCACCTCAGCGCGACGGAGCAACGCCGGCTCAGCCGCCTGCTCACCAAGGCAGCGCAGGCGAAATCCGCAGGCGCCAGCGCTATTACAGACACCGACTGA
- a CDS encoding vWA domain-containing protein has product MISEPNHETRRQILYWRLLAGVFSGEQQPTLEQASAGIVDDLGLPLAVLDPGISIDNVVQRYPDMKAEFERLDFATAEDDSTADSAGSDDPPPIGAADVRTAALVSKLLLNVFATGCGQVSATQLAGWQSDAGWLRRCLGEEQAGAVHGVLTGLEGELVSRMRLREVLADPHLAAQLTPSMSLIEQLLRDKHNLSGVALANAKRLIRRYIDEVAEVLRTQVQQTSVGTVDRSVPPKRILRNLDVDRTIWKNLPNWNPQDERLYVDRLYYRQTAKRTVPARMIVVVDQSGSMVDSMVNCTILASIFAGLPKVDVHLIAYDTRALDLTPWVHDPFEVLLRTNLGGGNDGPVAMAMAEPKISDPKNTVLVWISDFYEFDRSQPLFESMEAVHRSGVKLIPVGSVNSSGHQSVNPWFRERFKNLGTPVISGRIQKLVHELKNFLD; this is encoded by the coding sequence ATGATCAGTGAACCGAACCACGAGACCCGGCGCCAGATCCTGTATTGGCGCTTGCTGGCCGGTGTCTTCAGCGGCGAGCAACAGCCGACACTCGAACAGGCGAGCGCGGGCATCGTCGACGATCTGGGGCTACCGCTCGCGGTGCTCGACCCCGGTATCTCCATCGACAATGTGGTGCAACGCTATCCGGATATGAAGGCGGAGTTCGAACGCCTCGACTTCGCCACCGCCGAGGACGACTCGACGGCGGACTCGGCCGGATCCGACGACCCACCGCCCATCGGCGCGGCCGACGTCCGTACTGCGGCACTGGTTTCCAAACTACTGCTGAACGTCTTCGCCACCGGGTGCGGTCAGGTCAGTGCCACACAGCTGGCGGGTTGGCAGTCCGATGCCGGTTGGCTGCGCCGCTGTCTGGGCGAGGAGCAGGCCGGCGCCGTGCACGGCGTGCTCACCGGTTTGGAGGGCGAACTGGTGTCGCGCATGCGGTTGCGCGAGGTGCTGGCCGATCCGCACCTCGCCGCCCAGCTCACACCGAGCATGTCGCTCATCGAACAGCTGTTGCGCGACAAGCACAATCTGTCCGGCGTCGCGCTGGCCAATGCCAAACGCCTGATCCGCCGCTACATCGACGAGGTCGCCGAAGTACTGCGCACCCAGGTGCAGCAGACCAGCGTCGGTACGGTCGACCGCTCCGTCCCGCCCAAGCGCATCCTGCGCAATCTCGACGTGGACCGGACCATCTGGAAGAACCTGCCCAACTGGAATCCGCAGGACGAGCGCCTCTACGTCGACCGGCTCTACTATCGCCAGACCGCCAAGCGCACCGTCCCCGCCCGCATGATCGTGGTGGTGGACCAGTCCGGTTCCATGGTCGACTCCATGGTGAACTGCACCATTCTGGCGTCGATCTTCGCAGGCCTGCCGAAGGTGGATGTGCATCTCATCGCCTACGACACCCGCGCATTGGATCTGACCCCCTGGGTCCACGACCCGTTCGAGGTACTGTTGCGCACCAATCTCGGCGGCGGCAACGACGGCCCGGTCGCCATGGCGATGGCCGAACCCAAGATCAGCGACCCGAAAAACACCGTGCTGGTGTGGATTTCGGACTTCTACGAGTTCGACCGCTCGCAGCCGCTGTTCGAATCGATGGAAGCGGTCCACCGCTCCGGGGTGAAGCTCATCCCCGTCGGCTCGGTGAACAGCTCCGGCCATCAGAGCGTCAACCCGTGGTTCCGCGAACGGTTCAAAAACCTGGGCACCCCGGTGATTTCCGGACGCATCCAGAAGCTCGTGCACGAACTCAAGAACTTTCTCGACTAG